In Nomascus leucogenys isolate Asia chromosome 25, Asia_NLE_v1, whole genome shotgun sequence, a single genomic region encodes these proteins:
- the LOC101178782 gene encoding LOW QUALITY PROTEIN: uncharacterized protein LOC101178782 (The sequence of the model RefSeq protein was modified relative to this genomic sequence to represent the inferred CDS: inserted 1 base in 1 codon): MCLSSEHIRNESMPRSWPPPRGWVLRRPLQPLSLDLPAEQTKTSHSPATVRSCLWSSTPSWRERRRPGQPASARALTAEARVFSGPILKAVLSTMALTRIDVXEPACQYRPAQDWPQGHTGEGGNQALAAAHVGKSMARQEVGPVSLATATMGAGFRAPQP; encoded by the exons ATGTGCTTGTCCTCAGAACACATTAGGAATGAATCCATGCCTCGGTCCTGGCCTCCTCCCCGAGGCTGGGTGCTCAGGCGTCCCCTTCAGCCCCTTTCTCTAGACCTTCCGgctgaacaaacaaaaacatctcaCAGCCCTGCAACAGTCAGGAGCTGCTTGTGGAGCTCCACGCCCAGCTGGAGAGAGAGGAGGCGCCCTGGGCAGCCCGCCAGTGCCCGGGCTCTCACAGCGGAAGCCCGCGTCTTCTCGGGCCCTATTTTGAAAGCTGTTCTTTCCACAATGGCTTTGACAAGAATCGATG ATGAGCCAGCGTGTCAATACAGGCCAGCCCAGGACTGGCCTCAGGGCCACACTGGGGAGGGTGGCAACCAGGCCCTGGCTGCAGCCCACGTGGGCAAAAGCATGGCCAGGCAGGAGGTGGGGCCTGTGAGCTTGGCTACAGCGACCATGGGCGCTGGGTTCAGGGCTCCTCAGCCCTGA